Proteins encoded by one window of Cydia fagiglandana chromosome Z, ilCydFagi1.1, whole genome shotgun sequence:
- the LOC134678347 gene encoding dynein axonemal intermediate chain 2-like — protein sequence METYSYIMKRRDFGKQPMFCEQGPELCDTILPNPVEQKAFILRNPVHQATQNTPNFSLHEISTERAKYNTTGINHAEGGWPKDVNIHDPEATQRYRRKVEKEEEYINCVNACSPGMEHYALQNNAIDMYQIYYSDLASLPPVEKNSMRTVNVYRDPMGGRPISSICWQPEGQMRFAVSYVDMNYYRNPQGSIFGLLWDAETPAEPLMNFMPPSILLDLQFNPKDSTMLAGGLVTGQVVLFDIRRGSQAVSACPPHVAHRDMVRNVLFINSKSGLEFFSGGVDGACKWWDARNMSEPTEEMIIDIAKYTFDVPSMANAYGISTMEYEFTIPTRFMVGTDNGFVINANRKGKTQLEKLPIQYPAHTGTVRSLERNPYFLKNFLTVGDWRLHLWSEDCHDSPVLSMPPTRHKITCATWSPTKCSLLLCTGADGVISAWDLLRSQCKPVLTMYLGDDPPVKVRIHEQGSLVAVGTQKGSIFMLELSASMTASERNEKNLMLAILERETKREKILEARLREIRLKQRQAEEGSPRHSLGVDDPSAGDRDLAEATQDYFNVVKKELAAM from the exons atggaAACTTACTCGTATATAATGAAACGGCGAGACTTCGGAAAACAGCCCATGTTCTGTGAACAAGGGCCAGAATTGTGCGACACCATTCTGCCTAACCCCGTTGAACAGAAGGCTTTCATACTGCGGAACCCGGTACACCAGGCCACCCAGAACACTCCGAACTTCTCGCTACATGAAATCAGCACAGAGCG AGCTAAATACAATACGACGGGAATCAACCACGCTGAAGGTGGCTGGCCCAAGGATGTCAATATACACGACCCTGAAGCCACGCAACGTTACCGCCGCAAGGTCGAAAAGGAAGAAGAATATATCAATTGCGTCAATGCGTGCAGCCCC GGTATGGAACACTACGCACTGCAAAATAATGCAATCGATATGTACCAAATATATTACTCGGACTTGGCTAGTTTGCCGCCCGTAGAGAAGAACAGCATGCGCACTGTCAACGTGTACCGCGACCCTATGGGAGGCCGCCCCATTTCCTCCATCTGCTGGCAGCCCGAAGGTCAAATGCGATTTGCTGTTTCTTACGTGGACATGAATTACTACCGTAACCCACAAGGCAGCATATTCGGACTTTTATGGGACGCGGAGACCCCCGCGGAGCCATTAATGAATTTTATGCCTCCGTCCATATTACTGGATTTACAATTTAATCCAAAAGATAGCACTATGTTGGCGGGAGGACTAGTTACCGGCCAAGTAGTGTTGTTTGACATACGGCGCGGGAGCCAAGCGGTGTCGGCGTGCCCGCCGCACGTGGCGCACCGTGACATGGTGCGTAATGTGCTCTTCATAAACAGCAAGTCCGGACTAGAATTCTTTTCGGGCGGAGTCGATGGTGCGTGTAAATGGTGGGACGCGCGAAATATGTCCGAGCCTACTGAAGAAATGATTATTGATATCGCGAAATACACGTTTGATGTTCCTAGCATGGCAAATGCTTACGGTATTAGCACCATGGAGTACGAATTCACTATCCCTACGCGATTCATGGTCGGAACAGACAACGGTTTCGTCATTAACGCTAACCGGAAAGGAAAAACTCAACTGGAGAAACTCCCAATCCAG TACCCAGCACATACTGGCACGGTGCGGTCATTGGAGCGCAATCCGTATTTTCTGAAAAATTTCTTGACCGTGGGAGACTGGAGGCTGCACTTGTGGAGCGAGGATTGCCACGACTCACCCGTGCTGTCGATGCCACCGACACGACACAAAATAACTTGCGCCACGTGGAGTCCCACGAA GTGTTCCCTGCTGCTGTGCACGGGCGCGGACGGCGTCATCTCGGCGTGGGACCTCCTGCGCAGCCAGTGCAAACCCGTCCTTACGATGTATTTGGGCGACGACCCCCCTGTCAAAGTCAGGATTCACGAacag GGTTCGCTAGTAGCTGTTGGTACTCAAAAAGGCTCTATTTTTATGTTGGAACTATCAGCATCCATGACTGCATCTGAAAGAAACGAGAAAAATCTCATGTTGGCG ATATTAGAACGCGAGACAAAGCGAGAAAAAATTCTTGAAGCCCGGCTTCGTGAAATCCGTTTGAAGCAGCGGCAAGCGGAGGAAGGCAGCCCCCGGCACAGTTTAGGCGTCGACGATCCCTCGGCTGGTGACCGCGATTTGGCCGAGGCCACTCAAGACTATTTCAATGTTGTCAAGAAGGAACTCGCTGCCATGTAG
- the LOC134679107 gene encoding dynein intermediate chain 3, ciliary-like — translation MYTYSYIKKRRDFGRQPMFCEQGPELCDTILPNPIEQKAFILRNPVHQAIQNTPNFSQHEINTRRAKYNTTGINHAEGGWPKDINVLDPEATQRYRRKVEKEDEYINCVNALCPGMEHYALQNNAIDMYQIYYSDMASMPPVEKNSMRTVNVYRDPMGGRPISSICWQPEGQMRFAVSYVDMNFYRNPQGSIYGLLWDVETPAEPFMNFMPPSILLDLQFNPKDSTMLAGGLVTGQVVLFDIRRGSQAVSACPPHVAHRDMVRNVLFINSKSGLEFFSGGADGTCKWWDARNMSEPTDEMIIDIAKYTFDVPSMAKAFGISTLEYEFTIPTRFMVGTDNGYVVNGNRKGKTQLDKLPIQYPAHTGTVRSLERNPYFLKDFLTVGDWRLQVWSEDCHDSPVLSMPPMRHKITCATWSPTRCSLLLSTGADGVISAWDLLRSQRKPVLTMYLGDDPLVKVRIHEQGALVAVGTQKGSTFMLELSAFMTASDKNDKNLMMAVFERETKREKILEARLREIRLKQRQAEEGSPRHSLGLDDPSAGDRDLAEATQDYFNVVKKEFAAMY, via the exons ATGTATACTTACTCGTATATAAAGAAACGGCGAGACTTCGGAAGACAGCCCATGTTCTGTGAACAAGGGCCAGAATTGTGCGACACCATTCTGCCTAACCCCATTGAACAGAAAGCTTTCATACTGCGGAACCCAGTACACCAGGCCATCCAGAACACTCCAAACTTCTCGCAACATGAAATCAACACAAGGCG AGCTAAATACAATACGACGGGAATCAACCACGCTGAAGGTGGCTGGCCCAAGGATATCAATGTACTCGACCCTGAAGCCACGCAACGTTACCGCCGCAAGGTCGAAAAGGAAGATGAATATATCAACTGTGTCAATGCTCTCTGCCCC GGTATGGAACACTACGCACTGCAAAATAATGCAATCGATATGTACCAAATATATTACTCGGATATGGCTAGTATGCCGCCCGTAGAGAAGAACAGCATGCGCACTGTCAACGTGTACCGCGACCCTATGGGAGGCCGCCCCATTTCCTCCATCTGCTGGCAGCCCGAAGGTCAAATGCGATTTGCTGTTTCTTACGTGGACATGAATTTTTACCGTAACCCACAAGGCAGCATCTACGGATTATTATGGGACGTGGAGACCCCCGCGGAGCCATTTATGAATTTTATGCCTCCGTCCATATTACTGGATTTACAATTTAATCCAAAAGATAGCACTATGCTGGCGGGAGGACTAGTTACCGGCCAAGTAGTGTTGTTTGACATACGGCGCGGGAGCCAAGCGGTGTCGGCGTGCCCGCCGCACGTGGCGCACCGTGACATGGTGCGTAATGTGCTCTTCATAAACAGCAAGTCCGGACTAGAATTCTTTTCGGGCGGAGCCGATGGTACGTGTAAATGGTGGGACGCGCGAAATATGTCCGAGCCTACTGATGAAATGATTATTGATATCGCGAAATACACGTTTGATGTTCCTAGCATGGCAAAAGCTTTCGGCATTAGCACGTTGGAATACGAATTCACTATCCCAACGCGATTCATGGTCGGAACAGACAACGGTTACGTCGTTAACGGTAACCGGAAAGGAAAAACTCAACTGGATAAACTACCAATCCAG TACCCAGCACATACTGGCACGGTGCGGTCATTGGAGCGCAATCCGTATTTCTTGAAGGACTTCTTGACCGTGGGAGACTGGAGGCTGCAGGTGTGGAGCGAGGATTGCCACGACTCACCCGTGCTGTCGATGCCTCCGATGCGACACAAAATTACTTGCGCCACGTGGAGTCCCACGAG GTGCTCCCTGCTACTGAGCACGGGCGCGGACGGCGTCATCTCGGCGTGGGACCTCCTGCGCAGCCAGAGAAAACCCGTCCTTACGATGTATTTGGGCGACGACCCCCTTGTCAAAGTCAGGATTCACGAacag GGTGCGCTAGTAGCTGTTGGTACTCAAAAAGGCTCTACTTTTATGTTGGAACTATCAGCATTCATGACTGCATCTGACAAAAATGACAAGAATCTCATGATGGCG GTATTTGAACGCGAGACAAAGCGAGAAAAAATTCTTGAAGCCCGACTTCGTGAAATCCGTTTGAAGCAGCGGCAAGCGGAAGAAGGCAGCCCACGGCACAGTTTAGGCCTCGATGATCCCTCGGCTGGTGACCGCGATTTGGCCGAGGCCACTCAAGACTATTTCAATGTTGTCAAGAAGGAATTCGCTGCCATGTATTGA